The following proteins are encoded in a genomic region of Nocardioides renjunii:
- a CDS encoding LLM class flavin-dependent oxidoreductase: protein MTGSGKQLALNLFIYPDGHHEAAWRHPDSQTERILDIDYYQELAQKAEAAKFDAVFFADGPSLAENIKYAARFRLEPITVMTAIVAATERIGVIGTASTTYTEPYNLARQFAALDHLSKGRAGWNIVTTGAANAALNFGLDAHPLHRDRYARAEEYVEVITKLWDSWEDDAVVADRESGLFADTDKIHTVDHVGRFFRVKGPLNAPRSPQGRPVYVQAGSSEDGRSFAARWAEAIFTAHQTLGSAQEFYTDIKSRARAQGRDPHGLKVLPGISPFIGSTAREAEELHEQFNDLTQPEYSLAQLHRLTGVDLSSYDLDGPFPREVIDADVERSEGSRFQLVLDIVDREQPTLRQLCHRLAGARGHRVVTGTPDQVADTIQEWAEQGAADGFNVMPPWLPGGIDVFIEEVVPILRRRGLFRTEYTGSTLRDHLGLERPASQYAPQPAPIHQETA from the coding sequence GTGACCGGCTCCGGCAAGCAGCTCGCCCTCAACCTGTTCATCTACCCCGACGGCCACCACGAAGCGGCCTGGCGCCACCCGGACAGCCAGACCGAGCGGATCCTGGACATCGACTACTACCAGGAGCTCGCGCAGAAGGCGGAGGCCGCGAAGTTCGACGCCGTCTTCTTCGCCGACGGCCCCTCGCTGGCGGAGAACATCAAGTACGCCGCCCGCTTCCGCCTGGAGCCGATCACCGTGATGACGGCGATCGTGGCGGCGACCGAGCGGATCGGCGTGATCGGCACGGCGTCGACGACGTACACCGAGCCCTACAACCTCGCGCGCCAGTTCGCCGCGCTCGACCACCTGAGCAAGGGCCGCGCTGGCTGGAACATCGTGACGACGGGCGCGGCCAACGCGGCGCTCAACTTCGGTCTGGACGCCCACCCGCTGCACCGCGACCGCTACGCCCGCGCCGAGGAGTACGTCGAGGTCATCACCAAGCTGTGGGACAGCTGGGAGGACGACGCGGTCGTCGCCGACCGGGAGAGCGGGCTCTTCGCCGACACCGACAAGATCCACACCGTCGACCACGTCGGCCGGTTCTTCCGGGTCAAGGGTCCGCTCAACGCACCGCGCTCGCCCCAGGGCCGGCCGGTCTACGTGCAGGCCGGGTCGTCGGAGGACGGCCGGTCCTTCGCCGCCCGCTGGGCGGAGGCCATCTTCACCGCGCACCAGACGCTCGGGTCGGCGCAGGAGTTCTACACCGACATCAAGTCCCGCGCCCGGGCACAGGGCCGTGACCCGCACGGCCTCAAGGTGCTGCCCGGCATCAGCCCGTTCATCGGCTCGACCGCGCGGGAGGCCGAGGAGCTGCACGAGCAGTTCAACGACCTCACGCAGCCGGAGTACTCGCTTGCCCAGCTGCACCGGCTCACCGGCGTCGACCTGTCGTCGTACGACCTCGACGGGCCGTTCCCGCGCGAGGTCATCGACGCGGACGTCGAGCGCAGCGAGGGCAGCCGCTTCCAGCTCGTGCTCGACATCGTCGACCGCGAGCAGCCGACCCTGCGCCAGCTCTGCCACCGGCTCGCCGGCGCGCGCGGGCACCGCGTCGTCACCGGCACGCCCGACCAGGTGGCCGACACCATCCAGGAGTGGGCCGAGCAGGGTGCGGCCGACGGCTTCAACGTCATGCCGCCGTGGCTGCCGGGGGGCATCGACGTCTTCATCGAGGAGGTGGTGCCGATCCTGCGCCGCCGCGGCCTGTTCCGCACGGAGTACACAGGAAGCACGCTGCGCGACCACCTCGGCCTCGAGCGGCCCGCCAGCCAGTACGCACCCCAGCCCGCCCCGATCCACCAGGAGACCGCATGA